One genomic region from Mycobacterium basiliense encodes:
- a CDS encoding metal ABC transporter permease: MTTRLTDLLGRLFCFDTTAHLLRHDFVQQALVAAALLGLAAGLIGPLIVMRQMSFAVHGSSELSLTGAAFALLTGFQVGIGALVGSALAAALFGILGQRARERDSVTGVVLAFGMGMAVLFIHLYPGRTGTSFALLTGQIVGVGYSGLTMLALVCLLVAAVLAICYRPLLFATVDPEVAAARGVPVRALGIVFAALVGVVAAQAVQIVGALLVMSLLITPAAAAVRVVAAPGAAMLASVIFAEISAVGGIVLSLAPGVPVSVFVATISFLIYLFCRLWGRRQQLSL, from the coding sequence GTGACGACTCGACTCACCGACCTGCTGGGACGGCTATTTTGCTTCGACACCACCGCCCACCTGCTCAGGCACGACTTCGTCCAGCAAGCATTGGTCGCTGCCGCGCTGCTGGGACTGGCGGCCGGATTGATCGGCCCCTTGATCGTGATGCGCCAAATGTCGTTTGCCGTGCATGGCTCCAGCGAGTTGTCGTTGACGGGAGCCGCGTTCGCGCTGCTGACCGGCTTCCAGGTCGGTATCGGCGCCCTGGTGGGTAGCGCGTTGGCCGCGGCCCTCTTCGGCATTCTCGGCCAGCGGGCCCGCGAGCGTGATTCGGTCACCGGCGTGGTGTTGGCCTTCGGGATGGGCATGGCCGTGCTGTTCATCCATCTCTACCCGGGCCGGACCGGGACCAGCTTCGCCTTGCTGACCGGCCAGATCGTCGGGGTCGGCTACTCCGGGCTGACCATGCTGGCGCTGGTTTGCCTGCTTGTGGCCGCCGTACTGGCGATCTGTTACCGCCCGCTGTTGTTCGCCACCGTGGATCCGGAGGTTGCGGCCGCTCGCGGAGTACCGGTACGTGCGCTGGGCATTGTGTTCGCTGCGCTGGTCGGGGTGGTGGCGGCCCAAGCCGTCCAAATCGTCGGCGCGCTGCTGGTGATGTCACTGTTGATCACCCCCGCCGCCGCGGCCGTGCGGGTGGTCGCCGCCCCCGGCGCCGCGATGCTGGCCTCGGTGATCTTCGCCGAAATCTCGGCAGTCGGGGGCATCGTGCTCTCGCTGGCCCCCGGTGTCCCGGTGTCGGTGTTCGTGGCCACCATCTCGTTTCTGATCTACCTGTTTTGCCGACTGTGGGGGCGGCGGCAACAGCTCAGCCTTTAA
- a CDS encoding sensor domain-containing protein, which translates to MRQRLAALAALVGACMLVAGCTTTIDGNAVAADASGPLNQTPIRVAALDGLLLDLSQINAALGATSMKVWFNAKAMWDWSKNIADKNCLAVDGPAQDEVYAGTGWTAMRGQRMDDSVDDSKKRKHYAIQAVVAFPSARDASTFYNSSAQSWRSCSNRRFSDTSPGQPDTIWTVAQIVDENGTLSTSQVQEGGDGWTCQRALTVRNNVAIDVVTCAYSQQSSVAIDIAQQIAAKAAKQ; encoded by the coding sequence GTGCGCCAGCGACTAGCCGCGCTCGCTGCGCTGGTAGGTGCCTGCATGCTCGTCGCTGGCTGCACAACCACCATCGACGGAAATGCCGTAGCCGCCGACGCATCGGGACCGTTGAACCAGACCCCGATCCGGGTCGCAGCTCTCGACGGGTTGCTGCTGGATCTGAGTCAGATCAACGCCGCTCTGGGTGCCACGTCGATGAAGGTGTGGTTCAACGCCAAGGCGATGTGGGACTGGAGCAAAAACATTGCCGACAAAAACTGCCTTGCCGTAGATGGCCCCGCGCAGGACGAGGTGTATGCCGGCACCGGCTGGACCGCTATGCGCGGACAGCGGATGGACGACAGTGTCGATGACTCGAAGAAGCGTAAGCACTACGCCATCCAGGCGGTCGTCGCCTTCCCAAGCGCGCGCGATGCGTCAACCTTCTACAACTCGTCGGCGCAGAGCTGGCGCAGCTGCTCGAATCGGCGGTTCAGCGACACCAGCCCGGGCCAGCCCGACACTATCTGGACGGTCGCGCAGATCGTCGACGAAAACGGCACGCTGAGCACCTCTCAGGTCCAGGAGGGTGGCGACGGATGGACCTGCCAACGGGCGCTTACCGTACGCAACAACGTCGCCATCGACGTGGTGACATGCGCCTACAGCCAACAGAGTTCGGTGGCTATCGATATCGCTCAGCAGATAGCGGCCAAGGCCGCGAAGCAGTAG